One window of the Bradyrhizobium sp. NP1 genome contains the following:
- a CDS encoding cytochrome P450, producing MSTQTIASPAISFTPPKRNSLTHIPGDEGWPVIGQTLSVLADPKGHIERHAAKYGLVYRSHLFGETSLVLLGPDANELVLFDQAKQFSSTHGWGRILGLLFPRGLMLLDFEEHRLHRRALSVAFKSGPMKSYLAELDKGIAARVAQWKASPGPMLFYPAMKQLTLDLAATSFLGADIGPEVDEITRAFVDMVAASVAVVRRPLPGTQMARGVKGRQRIVAYFSEQIPIRRAKGGDDLFSQLCRATHEDGALLSTQDIVDHMSFLMMAAHDTLTSSLTSFVAALAAHPAWQDKLRDEVGALGIAPDQPTTLDHLEAMPVSEMAFKEAMRMKPPVPSIPRRAIRDFTFKGFAVPAGTMVGVNPLFTHHMPEIWSDPETFDPTRFTEEAQRNRHRFAYVPFGGGAHMCLGLHFAYMQAKCFARHFLQNLRVTMEPGYKPEWQMWPIPKPRDGLRVTLQPV from the coding sequence ATGTCGACGCAAACGATAGCCTCGCCAGCGATCAGCTTCACGCCGCCCAAGCGCAACTCGCTGACCCATATTCCCGGCGACGAGGGCTGGCCCGTGATCGGCCAGACGCTGTCGGTGCTCGCCGACCCCAAGGGACATATCGAGCGGCATGCGGCGAAATATGGCCTGGTCTATCGCAGCCATCTGTTCGGCGAGACCAGCCTGGTGCTGCTCGGGCCCGACGCCAACGAGCTCGTGCTGTTCGACCAGGCAAAGCAGTTCTCCTCGACCCATGGCTGGGGCCGTATCCTCGGGCTCCTGTTCCCGCGCGGGCTGATGCTGCTCGATTTCGAGGAGCACCGCCTGCACCGCCGCGCGCTCTCGGTCGCGTTCAAGTCGGGACCGATGAAGTCCTATCTGGCCGAGCTCGACAAGGGCATTGCGGCGCGCGTGGCGCAGTGGAAGGCTTCACCCGGACCGATGCTGTTCTATCCCGCGATGAAGCAGCTCACCCTCGATCTCGCCGCGACCTCGTTCCTCGGCGCCGACATCGGCCCGGAGGTGGACGAGATCACGCGCGCCTTCGTCGACATGGTCGCGGCGTCCGTGGCGGTGGTGCGCAGGCCGCTGCCCGGCACCCAGATGGCGCGCGGCGTCAAGGGCCGCCAGCGCATTGTCGCCTATTTCTCCGAGCAGATTCCGATCCGCCGCGCCAAGGGCGGCGACGACCTGTTCTCGCAACTCTGCCGCGCCACCCATGAGGATGGCGCGCTGCTGTCGACCCAGGACATCGTCGATCACATGAGCTTTTTGATGATGGCGGCGCATGACACGCTGACCTCATCGCTGACCTCGTTCGTCGCGGCGCTGGCCGCCCACCCGGCGTGGCAGGACAAGCTGCGTGACGAGGTCGGCGCGCTCGGTATCGCGCCGGACCAGCCGACGACGCTCGATCACCTCGAGGCCATGCCGGTCTCCGAAATGGCCTTCAAGGAGGCGATGCGGATGAAGCCGCCGGTGCCCTCGATCCCGCGCCGGGCGATCCGCGATTTCACCTTCAAGGGTTTTGCGGTGCCGGCCGGCACCATGGTCGGCGTCAACCCGCTGTTCACCCACCACATGCCGGAGATCTGGTCCGATCCCGAGACCTTCGACCCGACCCGCTTCACCGAGGAAGCACAGCGCAACCGCCATCGCTTCGCCTATGTGCCGTTCGGCGGCGGCGCGCATATGTGCCTGGGGCTGCACTTCGCCTACATGCAGGCGAAGTGCTTTGCCCGGCACTTCCTGCAGAATCTGCGCGTCACGATGGAGCCCGGCTACAAGCCGGAATGGCAGATGTGGCCGATCCCGAAGCCGCGCGACGGCCTGCGCGTGACGCTGCAACCGGTGTGA
- a CDS encoding bifunctional class I SAM-dependent methyltransferase/glycosyltransferase family 2 protein — translation MNQSPSVVPLQFSNARKRQLVEEIEAGLDEQESWRKFNAAYHEDDFKFMRFLIPPGKRVLELGCGTGELLAALEPAVGVGVDFSAKSLALAKARHPGLSFVLGDVEDPVTLASLEGPFDYIVIADTIGMLDDIDGTLRLVHHLCAPSTRIIISYYSHLWEPVLRLAEAIGLRRKQPTINYIATTDFLNLMDLADFEMISREQRQLLPQRWLGLGPLINRFIAPLPGIRKLCLRTYLVGRPVRQFTERQFSASIVIPCRNERGNVENAIRRMPRFGSQQEILFVEGNSSDGTFAECERVRDAYKGEWDIKVFKQEGKGKGDAVRKGFAEASGDVLMILDADLTMPPEALPKFHAIIESGKAEFVNGTRLVYPMESEAMRPLNFVANRFFAYLFTYLVNTRLTDTLCGTKVLLRNDYEVLARERTYFGNFDPFGDFDLIFGAAKQNLKIIETPIHYKARTFGETQISRFRDGWLLLKMVWFAYRKLKAI, via the coding sequence ATGAACCAGTCGCCGTCAGTTGTTCCCCTGCAATTCTCCAATGCCCGGAAACGGCAATTGGTCGAGGAGATCGAGGCCGGCCTCGACGAGCAGGAGAGCTGGCGCAAGTTCAACGCCGCCTATCATGAGGACGATTTCAAGTTCATGCGCTTCCTGATCCCGCCGGGCAAGCGGGTGCTGGAGCTCGGCTGCGGCACCGGCGAGCTGCTGGCCGCGCTCGAGCCTGCGGTCGGCGTCGGCGTCGACTTCAGCGCGAAAAGCCTTGCGCTGGCCAAGGCACGTCATCCGGGCCTCAGCTTCGTGCTCGGCGACGTCGAGGACCCTGTGACGCTCGCGTCGCTCGAAGGTCCGTTCGACTACATCGTGATCGCCGACACCATAGGCATGCTCGACGACATCGACGGCACGCTTCGCCTGGTCCACCATCTGTGCGCGCCGTCGACCCGGATCATCATCTCCTACTACTCGCATCTGTGGGAGCCGGTGCTGAGGCTCGCGGAGGCGATCGGCCTGCGGCGCAAGCAGCCGACCATCAACTACATCGCCACCACCGATTTCCTCAATTTGATGGACCTCGCCGATTTCGAGATGATCAGCCGGGAGCAGCGGCAATTGCTGCCGCAGCGCTGGCTCGGCCTCGGTCCGCTGATCAACCGCTTCATCGCACCCTTGCCCGGCATCCGCAAGCTATGCCTGCGCACCTACCTGGTCGGCCGTCCCGTGCGGCAGTTCACCGAGCGCCAGTTCTCGGCGAGCATCGTGATCCCCTGCCGCAACGAGCGCGGCAATGTCGAGAACGCGATCCGGCGTATGCCGCGCTTCGGCAGCCAGCAGGAAATCCTGTTCGTCGAGGGCAATTCCAGCGACGGCACCTTCGCCGAATGCGAGCGCGTGCGCGACGCCTACAAGGGCGAATGGGACATCAAGGTCTTCAAGCAGGAGGGCAAGGGCAAGGGCGATGCGGTCCGCAAGGGCTTTGCCGAGGCGAGCGGCGACGTGCTGATGATCCTCGACGCCGACCTCACCATGCCGCCGGAGGCGCTGCCGAAATTCCACGCCATTATCGAGAGCGGCAAGGCGGAGTTCGTCAACGGCACGCGGCTGGTCTATCCGATGGAAAGCGAGGCGATGCGGCCGCTGAACTTCGTCGCCAACCGCTTCTTCGCCTATCTCTTCACCTATCTCGTCAACACCCGCCTTACCGACACGCTGTGCGGCACAAAAGTGCTGCTGCGCAACGATTACGAGGTGCTGGCGCGCGAGCGCACCTATTTCGGCAATTTCGATCCGTTCGGCGACTTCGACCTGATCTTCGGCGCGGCCAAGCAGAACCTGAAGATCATCGAGACGCCGATCCACTACAAGGCGCGAACCTTCGGCGAGACCCAGATCTCGCGCTTCCGCGACGGCTGGCTGCTCTTGAAGATGGTCTGGTTCGCCTATCGCAAGCTGAAGGCGATCTGA
- a CDS encoding MFS transporter, whose protein sequence is MHQMVSAGVDTSRRWWVLAIVVAAQFMFGVDAFIVNVAIPTIAAELHASSAQIEAVIAVYLVAYATLIVSGGRLGDIHGTRRVFIAGVLGFTLTSLWCGLARSGPELIAARLAQGATAALMVPQVLATLHLLFADEARGRAFGIYGIVLGLAGAAGFLLGGVLVTLDLFGLGWRAVFFVNVPAGLAIAAAAWWIMPQVARRPGTRLDLAGAVVLFIGLSGVIGPLLFGHDLQWAPWLWLVIAMGIAVIAGFLRLERRVARAGGMPLIDLALLADRHFMRGLIAAFCFFFANLSFYLVMTLFMQRALKIPPLDAGLVFVPLALTFVVASRHSGARARHRGTLVLVEGCAVQILGLAALVATIAATTTPPAWLLAAVLTIFGYGQGLVMAPLSSAVLSTVKPASAGAGSGLYGTTVQIANAAGVAAIGAIFFAVQAAQSAQHAMFAASGLFALSIIASVAFLSWMRRGDAK, encoded by the coding sequence ATGCATCAGATGGTTTCGGCCGGCGTCGACACCTCGCGCCGGTGGTGGGTGCTCGCGATCGTGGTCGCGGCGCAATTCATGTTCGGCGTCGATGCCTTCATCGTCAACGTCGCGATCCCCACCATCGCAGCCGAGCTGCACGCGAGCTCCGCGCAGATCGAAGCGGTGATCGCGGTCTACCTGGTCGCCTATGCAACCCTCATCGTCAGCGGCGGCCGGCTCGGCGATATCCACGGCACGCGGCGCGTCTTCATCGCCGGCGTGCTCGGCTTCACCCTGACCTCGCTGTGGTGCGGCCTCGCGCGATCGGGGCCCGAGCTGATCGCGGCGCGGCTGGCGCAGGGCGCAACGGCAGCGCTGATGGTGCCGCAGGTGCTCGCGACGCTGCATCTCCTGTTTGCCGACGAGGCGCGGGGCCGCGCCTTCGGCATCTATGGCATAGTTCTTGGGCTGGCCGGCGCCGCCGGCTTCCTGCTCGGCGGCGTGCTGGTGACGCTCGATCTGTTCGGCCTTGGCTGGCGCGCGGTGTTCTTCGTCAACGTGCCTGCGGGCCTGGCGATCGCGGCCGCCGCCTGGTGGATCATGCCGCAGGTCGCCCGCCGTCCGGGAACCCGGCTCGATCTCGCCGGCGCGGTGGTCCTGTTCATTGGCCTGTCAGGCGTGATCGGACCGCTGCTGTTCGGTCACGATCTGCAATGGGCGCCCTGGCTGTGGCTGGTGATCGCAATGGGGATAGCGGTCATCGCCGGATTCCTGCGGCTGGAGCGGCGCGTGGCGCGCGCCGGCGGCATGCCGCTGATCGATCTCGCGCTGCTGGCAGACCGGCATTTCATGCGCGGGCTCATCGCTGCGTTCTGCTTCTTCTTCGCCAACCTGTCGTTCTACCTCGTCATGACGTTGTTCATGCAGCGGGCGCTGAAAATCCCGCCGCTCGATGCCGGCCTTGTCTTCGTGCCGCTGGCGTTGACCTTTGTCGTGGCGTCGCGGCACAGCGGCGCGCGGGCGAGGCATCGCGGCACGCTGGTGCTGGTCGAAGGCTGCGCCGTGCAGATCCTGGGCTTGGCCGCGCTGGTCGCCACCATCGCGGCAACGACGACGCCTCCCGCGTGGCTGCTCGCCGCGGTGCTCACCATCTTCGGTTACGGGCAAGGGCTGGTGATGGCGCCGTTGTCGAGCGCGGTGCTTTCGACAGTGAAGCCGGCCAGTGCAGGAGCGGGCTCCGGTCTCTATGGCACCACGGTACAGATTGCCAACGCAGCAGGCGTTGCGGCGATAGGGGCTATATTTTTTGCAGTCCAGGCCGCGCAGTCAGCGCAGCACGCAATGTTTGCAGCCTCTGGCCTGTTTGCATTGTCGATTATTGCGAGCGTCGCATTTCTGTCGTGGATGCGGCGCGGTGATGCCAAATAA
- a CDS encoding alpha-amylase family glycosyl hydrolase produces the protein MDRSDGEWWRHGVFYQIYPRSFQDTSADGIGDIRGIIERLPYLKALGIDAIWLSPIFPSPMADFGYDISDYTGIDPVFGTMADFDALIEAAHDLGLRLILDLVPNHTSDQHPWFIESRSSRDNPKRDWYIWRDGKADGVPPNNWLSEFGGSAWAYDEASGQYYYHAFLREQPDLNWRNPEVREAIYEVMRFWLGKGVDGFRVDVIWHLIKDAEFRDNPPNPHYVEGRPPHEKILTQYSTDQPEVHEVIVEMRRVTDAFDARVLIGEIYLPLHRLVAYYGNDLSGAQMPFNFALLQTLWSARSIERIIADYEKALPERAWPNWVLGNHDRPRVASRVGQPQARVAAMLLLTLRGTPTLYYGDEIGMRQVAIAPEQVRDPFEKNVPGIGVGRDGCRTPMQWDATAHAGFSQAAPWLPLADDFRQDNVANLEADSGSILNLYKALIALRRSLPQLVGGAYEAVAAQGDIMLYRRSGGGKPIVIALNLGAEPASVTSSAIGFGNEILLSTFLDRTGERVEGVLDLRGNEGVMMMMAPDQAG, from the coding sequence ATGGATCGCAGCGACGGCGAATGGTGGCGGCATGGGGTCTTCTACCAGATCTATCCCCGCTCGTTTCAGGACACCAGCGCGGATGGCATCGGCGACATCAGGGGCATCATCGAGCGGCTGCCTTACCTGAAGGCGCTCGGCATCGACGCGATCTGGCTGTCCCCGATCTTTCCCTCGCCGATGGCCGATTTCGGCTACGACATCTCAGACTACACCGGCATCGACCCCGTGTTCGGCACGATGGCGGATTTCGACGCGCTGATCGAGGCCGCGCATGACCTGGGCTTGCGGCTGATCCTCGATCTCGTGCCCAACCACACCTCCGATCAGCACCCCTGGTTCATCGAGAGCCGCTCTTCGCGCGACAATCCGAAGCGCGACTGGTACATCTGGCGCGACGGCAAGGCCGATGGCGTGCCGCCCAACAACTGGCTGTCCGAATTCGGCGGCAGTGCCTGGGCCTATGACGAGGCGAGCGGCCAATACTACTACCACGCCTTTCTCAGGGAACAGCCGGACCTCAATTGGCGCAATCCCGAGGTCCGCGAGGCGATCTACGAGGTGATGCGGTTCTGGCTTGGCAAGGGCGTCGACGGCTTTCGCGTCGACGTGATCTGGCATCTGATCAAGGACGCGGAGTTTCGCGACAACCCGCCCAATCCTCACTATGTCGAGGGTCGGCCGCCGCACGAAAAGATCCTGACGCAATATTCCACCGACCAGCCCGAGGTGCACGAGGTGATCGTCGAGATGCGGCGCGTCACCGACGCGTTCGACGCGCGCGTCCTGATCGGGGAAATCTATCTGCCGCTGCACCGCCTCGTCGCCTATTACGGCAACGATCTTTCGGGCGCGCAGATGCCGTTCAATTTCGCGCTGCTGCAGACGCTGTGGAGCGCGCGTTCGATCGAGAGGATCATCGCCGACTACGAGAAGGCGCTGCCGGAGCGGGCCTGGCCGAACTGGGTCCTCGGCAACCATGACCGGCCGCGGGTGGCAAGCCGCGTCGGGCAGCCGCAGGCGCGCGTCGCCGCCATGCTGCTGCTCACGCTGCGCGGCACGCCGACGCTCTACTATGGTGACGAGATCGGCATGCGTCAGGTCGCGATCGCGCCGGAACAGGTTCGCGATCCCTTCGAGAAGAACGTGCCGGGCATCGGCGTCGGCCGTGACGGTTGTCGCACGCCGATGCAGTGGGATGCCACCGCGCATGCCGGCTTTTCGCAGGCCGCGCCGTGGCTGCCGCTCGCCGACGATTTCCGGCAGGACAACGTCGCCAATCTCGAGGCGGATTCGGGCTCGATCCTCAACCTCTACAAGGCGCTGATCGCGTTGCGCAGGAGCCTGCCGCAACTCGTGGGTGGCGCCTATGAGGCGGTCGCGGCGCAGGGCGACATTATGCTCTACCGCCGGAGCGGCGGCGGAAAGCCGATCGTCATCGCGCTCAACCTCGGCGCGGAGCCGGCGTCGGTGACCTCGAGCGCGATCGGCTTCGGCAACGAGATCCTGCTCTCGACCTTCCTTGACCGGACGGGCGAGCGCGTGGAGGGCGTGCTGGACCTGCGCGGCAACGAGGGTGTCATGATGATGATGGCGCCCGATCAGGCCGGATGA
- a CDS encoding PHB depolymerase family esterase gives MSLAKNVEFLRRLPKLSPIGFAGPLRARERGPRSPLVEVTGFGTNPGALKMFTYVPSTAPHRPALVVVLHGCGQTASGYDLGAGWSTLAKRYGFALLLPEQQVINNAGTCFNWFSPEDVARDAGEACSIRQMIARMVADHGISRRRVYVTGLSAGGAMTMAMLATYPEVFAGGAVIAGLPFGIAGNMREALQGMMQSSPRPAPELGDLVRNVSRYRGPWPKLSVWHGSADRTVHPGNADEIVKQWLDLHHLPPAPMAEGTVDGYPRQVWWNSDGETLVESYTITDMAHGTPLGVAESDERYGISGAFMIEAGISSSYHIAKFFGLTERVRQPKAASASAKLIPAVSPLTAARVEPAKVLPLTPADQRPKPQPAKAEASKPKAAKPESTRLESANSHSANSHSAEAHSAGPESAKPQAAKWRKIDVGAVIARALSAAGLLK, from the coding sequence TTGTCCCTCGCCAAGAATGTCGAGTTTTTGCGCCGCCTGCCGAAGCTGAGCCCGATCGGCTTCGCCGGCCCGCTGCGCGCGCGTGAGCGCGGCCCGCGCAGCCCGCTGGTCGAGGTCACCGGATTCGGCACCAATCCCGGCGCGCTGAAGATGTTCACCTACGTGCCAAGCACCGCGCCGCATCGGCCGGCGCTGGTCGTGGTGCTGCATGGCTGCGGCCAGACCGCTTCCGGTTACGATCTCGGCGCCGGCTGGTCGACGCTCGCGAAGCGCTACGGCTTTGCGCTGCTCCTGCCGGAGCAGCAGGTGATCAACAATGCCGGCACCTGCTTCAACTGGTTCAGTCCGGAGGATGTCGCGCGCGATGCAGGCGAGGCCTGCTCGATCCGGCAGATGATCGCGCGCATGGTCGCCGATCACGGCATCAGCCGCCGCCGCGTCTACGTGACCGGACTTTCCGCCGGCGGCGCGATGACCATGGCGATGCTCGCGACCTATCCGGAAGTGTTCGCCGGCGGCGCCGTCATCGCGGGCCTGCCGTTTGGCATTGCCGGCAACATGCGCGAAGCGCTGCAGGGCATGATGCAGTCCTCGCCGCGCCCGGCGCCGGAACTCGGCGATCTCGTGCGCAACGTCTCGCGTTACCGCGGGCCGTGGCCGAAGCTGTCGGTCTGGCACGGCAGCGCCGACCGCACCGTTCACCCCGGCAATGCCGACGAGATCGTCAAGCAATGGCTCGATCTGCACCACCTGCCGCCTGCGCCGATGGCGGAAGGCACGGTGGACGGCTATCCGCGTCAGGTCTGGTGGAATTCCGACGGCGAGACCCTGGTCGAGTCCTACACCATCACCGACATGGCGCATGGCACGCCGCTCGGGGTCGCCGAGAGCGACGAGCGATACGGCATCAGCGGCGCGTTCATGATCGAAGCCGGCATCTCCTCGTCCTATCACATCGCGAAATTCTTCGGCCTCACCGAACGGGTGCGCCAGCCCAAGGCGGCGTCCGCGAGCGCAAAGCTCATTCCGGCAGTCTCGCCGCTCACGGCGGCGAGGGTCGAGCCGGCGAAGGTGTTGCCGCTGACGCCGGCCGATCAACGGCCGAAGCCGCAACCCGCAAAAGCCGAGGCGTCCAAGCCGAAGGCCGCGAAGCCGGAATCGACCAGGCTGGAGTCTGCCAACTCACATTCCGCCAACTCACATTCCGCCGAGGCGCACTCGGCCGGACCGGAATCGGCAAAGCCGCAAGCGGCCAAGTGGCGCAAGATCGACGTCGGCGCGGTGATCGCCCGCGCGCTCAGCGCGGCGGGCCTGCTCAAGTAG
- the lpxD gene encoding UDP-3-O-(3-hydroxymyristoyl)glucosamine N-acyltransferase, which produces MAEIVSLTGAEPCEGADLSRHLTSIAPIDCADGNDLTFVQDARFARALGATRAGAILTSDRFARQAPQGLTVLRVKKPYDAFVMVARQFYRGALRPASVFGTSGVAANAAIHPTARLASDVTVDPFAVIGPSVEIGPGSLIGAHAVIGANVRIGRDCAIGANCTITHSLLGDRVVIHPGCHIGQDGFGYVSGGEGHVKVPQVGSAVLHDDVEIGSGTRIDRGGMRDTVIGEGTKIDNLCQIGHNCVVGRHCIIVAQSGLSGSVTIGDFAVLGPRTGIIPHVTVGKGAMLASRSTVYEDVPAGAVWGGFPARPKRQWMREVVALQRLAVRGTKKARDLKEKP; this is translated from the coding sequence GTGGCAGAGATCGTCTCGCTGACTGGCGCCGAACCGTGCGAGGGCGCAGATTTATCGCGCCACCTCACCAGCATCGCCCCGATCGACTGCGCGGATGGCAACGACCTCACCTTCGTTCAAGACGCCCGTTTCGCCCGCGCGCTCGGCGCCACCCGTGCCGGCGCCATCTTGACCAGCGATCGTTTCGCACGGCAGGCGCCGCAAGGCTTGACGGTACTGCGGGTGAAGAAGCCCTATGACGCCTTCGTCATGGTCGCGCGGCAATTCTACCGCGGCGCGTTGCGTCCGGCGTCCGTGTTCGGCACCAGCGGCGTTGCCGCCAACGCGGCGATCCATCCCACGGCGCGGCTCGCATCTGACGTCACCGTCGATCCGTTCGCGGTGATCGGCCCTTCGGTCGAGATCGGCCCCGGCAGCCTGATCGGCGCCCATGCCGTGATCGGTGCGAATGTGAGGATCGGCCGCGATTGCGCGATCGGCGCCAACTGCACGATCACCCACAGCCTTCTCGGCGACCGCGTCGTGATCCATCCCGGCTGCCATATCGGGCAGGACGGCTTCGGCTATGTTTCGGGCGGCGAAGGCCACGTCAAGGTGCCGCAGGTCGGCAGCGCCGTCCTTCACGACGACGTCGAGATCGGCTCGGGCACGCGGATCGATCGCGGCGGCATGCGCGACACCGTGATCGGCGAAGGCACCAAGATCGATAATCTCTGCCAGATCGGACATAATTGCGTGGTCGGCCGCCACTGCATCATCGTCGCGCAATCGGGCCTGAGCGGCAGCGTGACGATCGGGGATTTCGCCGTACTCGGTCCGCGCACCGGCATCATTCCCCACGTCACCGTCGGCAAGGGCGCGATGCTGGCGTCGCGGTCGACCGTCTATGAAGACGTGCCGGCCGGCGCCGTCTGGGGCGGCTTTCCGGCCAGACCCAAGCGGCAATGGATGCGGGAGGTGGTCGCGCTGCAGCGGCTGGCCGTACGCGGAACCAAAAAAGCCAGGGATCTTAAGGAAAAACCTTGA
- a CDS encoding MBL fold metallo-hydrolase, which translates to MTQEAETQAKAGAIIVPVTPFEQNCTIIWHEPSKKAVVIDPGGDVAKIEAAIKQTGVTVEKIWLTHGHIDHVGGAADLRDALKVPIEGPHVADKFLLDNVVESGARFGMSGVRNFAPDRWLEEGDQVSIGELTFDILHCPGHSPGSVVFFNKELRFAHVGDVLFNGSVGRTDLPGGSHATLIKSIKEKLLPLGDDVGFICGHGAGSSIGQERRTNPFITGDL; encoded by the coding sequence ATGACCCAGGAAGCCGAAACCCAGGCGAAAGCCGGCGCGATCATCGTTCCCGTGACGCCGTTCGAGCAGAACTGCACCATCATCTGGCACGAGCCCTCCAAGAAGGCTGTCGTGATCGACCCGGGCGGCGACGTGGCGAAGATCGAGGCGGCCATCAAGCAGACCGGCGTCACGGTGGAAAAGATCTGGCTGACCCACGGCCATATCGATCATGTCGGCGGCGCCGCGGACTTGCGCGACGCGCTGAAAGTGCCGATCGAGGGCCCGCATGTCGCCGACAAGTTCCTGCTCGACAATGTCGTCGAAAGCGGCGCGCGCTTCGGCATGTCGGGCGTGCGCAACTTCGCACCCGACCGCTGGCTCGAGGAAGGCGATCAGGTCTCGATCGGCGAATTGACCTTCGACATCCTGCATTGCCCCGGCCATTCGCCGGGCAGCGTCGTGTTCTTCAACAAGGAGCTGCGCTTCGCCCATGTCGGCGACGTCCTGTTCAACGGCTCGGTCGGCCGCACCGACCTGCCCGGCGGCAGCCATGCCACGCTGATCAAGTCGATCAAGGAAAAGCTGTTGCCGCTCGGCGACGATGTCGGCTTCATCTGCGGCCACGGCGCGGGCTCCAGCATCGGCCAGGAACGGCGCACCAACCCGTTCATCACCGGCGACCTATAA
- a CDS encoding LLM class flavin-dependent oxidoreductase: protein MARLKFGAFLAPHHPIGEHPTLQFRRDLDFVQQLDDLGYDEFWCGEHHSSGWEMIASPEMFLAAAGERTKRIRLGTGVISLPYHHPFNVAQRMVQLDHMTGGRAIFGSGPGALASDAHTLGIDPMTQRDRQDEAIAIIRRLFKGERVTAKSDWFVMNDAALQILPLQEDMPFVVASQISPSGMTLAGKYGIGIISLGSMSTQGLMALPQQWEFAEDAAKKHGTTVSRADWRVLLSWHIAETREQAYREAGAGLMRWHNEYNVGTLMRPGLEPFKSPEDAIEKTAGGPAAASTIGTPDDLVKTIKNLMQVSGGVGAIIGFVHDWANPENTRRSWDMVARYVIPEINGFIEPLRKSQKFVIENRAIFERAGQAVMSKILENEKAAAALAHTGPGRVAIPAVNAPDLQKEAAKRKA, encoded by the coding sequence ATGGCGCGCCTGAAATTCGGAGCCTTCCTCGCCCCGCATCACCCGATCGGCGAGCATCCGACGCTGCAATTCCGCCGCGACCTCGATTTCGTGCAACAGCTCGACGATCTCGGCTATGACGAGTTCTGGTGCGGCGAGCACCATTCGAGCGGCTGGGAGATGATCGCCTCGCCGGAAATGTTTCTCGCGGCGGCCGGCGAGCGCACCAAGCGCATCCGGCTCGGCACCGGCGTGATCTCGCTGCCCTATCACCATCCCTTCAACGTCGCCCAGCGCATGGTACAGCTCGATCACATGACCGGCGGGCGGGCCATCTTCGGCTCGGGTCCGGGCGCGCTCGCCTCCGACGCGCACACGCTCGGCATCGATCCGATGACGCAGCGCGACCGCCAGGACGAGGCGATCGCGATCATCCGCCGCCTGTTCAAGGGCGAGCGCGTCACCGCGAAGAGCGACTGGTTCGTGATGAACGACGCCGCGCTGCAGATCCTGCCGCTGCAGGAGGACATGCCGTTCGTGGTGGCCTCACAGATCTCGCCCTCCGGCATGACGCTCGCCGGCAAATACGGCATCGGCATCATCTCGCTCGGCTCGATGTCGACGCAGGGGTTGATGGCGCTGCCGCAGCAATGGGAATTCGCCGAGGACGCCGCGAAGAAGCACGGCACCACGGTCAGCCGCGCCGACTGGCGCGTGCTGCTGTCCTGGCACATCGCCGAGACGCGCGAGCAGGCCTATCGCGAGGCGGGCGCCGGCCTGATGCGCTGGCACAACGAATATAATGTCGGCACCTTGATGCGGCCCGGGCTCGAGCCGTTCAAGTCGCCGGAGGACGCGATCGAGAAGACCGCCGGCGGGCCTGCCGCCGCTTCCACGATCGGCACGCCCGACGACCTCGTCAAGACCATCAAGAACCTGATGCAGGTTTCCGGCGGCGTCGGCGCCATCATCGGCTTTGTCCACGACTGGGCCAACCCCGAGAACACGCGCCGGAGCTGGGACATGGTCGCGCGCTACGTCATCCCCGAAATCAACGGCTTCATCGAGCCCTTGCGCAAGTCGCAGAAGTTCGTGATCGAGAACCGCGCGATCTTCGAGCGCGCAGGACAGGCGGTGATGTCCAAGATCCTGGAGAACGAGAAGGCGGCCGCGGCGCTGGCCCATACCGGCCCCGGCCGCGTCGCCATTCCCGCCGTCAACGCGCCGGATTTGCAGAAGGAAGCCGCGAAGCGAAAGGCATAA